In Candidatus Eisenbacteria bacterium, one DNA window encodes the following:
- a CDS encoding FMN-binding protein, whose amino-acid sequence MCAIAGAVLGAAFVATHRYREVAERRAERHAILDLLQLDTSATVLEIRQFLSPSRGEVIYRTAPLGGATRREIVFGLDGRLVAAGSVAASAGARREHDDRDSRDLVPLGRMFAASRRDIPAGFVVEGESRGYKNRIRFFVALTSGFDVAGVRVVEHEEDPGLGAEIATPAFQGQYVGRAGANLEALTVTKDPMPEDWRAALATFGRTPAAAWGERHAALVARERAKPIYAVTGATISSRALTDGVRETVDHFRRRWELLAPQLEGSS is encoded by the coding sequence GTGTGCGCGATCGCCGGCGCCGTGCTGGGCGCGGCGTTCGTCGCCACCCACCGCTACCGCGAGGTCGCCGAACGTCGCGCCGAACGCCACGCGATCCTCGACCTGCTGCAGCTCGACACGTCGGCCACCGTTCTCGAGATCCGGCAGTTCCTCTCGCCCAGTCGAGGCGAGGTGATCTACCGGACGGCGCCGCTGGGCGGCGCCACGCGGCGCGAGATCGTGTTTGGCCTCGACGGGCGGCTGGTCGCGGCCGGCTCGGTGGCGGCATCGGCCGGCGCTCGCAGGGAGCACGACGACCGGGACTCGCGCGATCTGGTTCCCCTCGGTCGCATGTTCGCCGCTTCCCGGCGCGATATTCCCGCCGGCTTCGTGGTCGAGGGCGAATCACGCGGTTACAAGAACCGGATCCGGTTCTTCGTGGCGCTCACGTCCGGTTTCGACGTCGCCGGCGTCCGGGTGGTGGAGCATGAGGAGGATCCCGGGCTCGGCGCCGAGATCGCCACCCCCGCCTTCCAAGGCCAGTACGTGGGACGTGCCGGCGCGAACCTCGAGGCGCTCACGGTGACGAAGGACCCGATGCCCGAGGACTGGCGCGCGGCGCTCGCCACTTTCGGCCGCACGCCCGCCGCCGCGTGGGGCGAACGCCACGCTGCGCTCGTCGCGCGCGAACGGGCAAAGCCGATCTACGCCGTGACCGGTGCGACGATCTCGAGCCGGGCGCTGACCGATGGTGTGCGCGAGACCGTCGACCACTTTCGACGGCGCTGGGAGTTGCTCGCGCCACAGTTGGAGGGCTCGTCATGA
- the rsxE gene encoding electron transport complex subunit RsxE, with the protein MSAALHPGPAPRARELILNGIFGQNPVFRLALSLCPAVAVTTTLMNGVLLGVAVLLVQVLSSLTVTLTRRWIHARVRIPIYTIIIAVWVSIIDMLLAAFTPALYAQVGLYVKLIVAFAIIISRLEVFASRQPLVPSFFDGLGMGLGFLLALVVIGAMRELLGSGAIAGVQLTPGKPLLFFALPAGGFFSIALLMALFNRIERHLSGARPRPATEGPHG; encoded by the coding sequence ATGAGCGCGGCACTCCATCCCGGCCCGGCGCCGCGGGCGCGGGAGCTGATCCTGAACGGCATCTTCGGCCAGAACCCGGTGTTCCGGCTGGCCCTGAGTCTGTGTCCGGCGGTGGCGGTGACGACCACGCTGATGAACGGCGTGCTGCTCGGAGTGGCGGTGCTGCTGGTGCAGGTGCTCTCGAGCCTGACCGTGACGCTCACGCGCCGATGGATCCACGCCCGGGTGCGGATCCCGATCTACACCATCATCATCGCCGTCTGGGTGAGCATCATCGACATGTTGCTGGCGGCGTTCACGCCGGCGCTCTACGCCCAGGTCGGGCTCTACGTGAAGCTGATCGTCGCCTTCGCGATCATCATCTCGCGCCTCGAGGTGTTCGCGTCGCGCCAGCCCCTGGTGCCTTCGTTCTTCGACGGGTTGGGCATGGGTCTCGGATTCCTGCTCGCGTTGGTGGTGATCGGCGCCATGCGCGAGCTGCTGGGCAGCGGGGCGATCGCGGGGGTGCAGCTCACCCCCGGCAAGCCGCTGCTGTTCTTCGCGCTGCCGGCCGGCGGGTTCTTCTCGATCGCGCTGCTCATGGCGCTCTTCAACCGCATCGAGCGCCACTTGAGCGGCGCCCGGCCGCGGCCGGCCACGGAGGGCCCCCATGGCTAG
- a CDS encoding 2-oxoacid:acceptor oxidoreductase family protein, translating into MSKMVATPASEPADPVQARATDSLVLAIVGSGGDGVALLGDMILRMAAHRGLYGVLVQSYGPQIRGGESAVVVRIASEEIHYEGDETDLLLCFRLADLRRFQGSIRLHPGSIVMLEASDASDPPEWLGRSELKPYRYPFATIVDGQEVPGDPKNMLGLALLCRALGWGPEQARHALEKRFAHRPQVLARNLATLDRGWAAAGVPTLPTLHGHGVPLTVETGNEAVARGAIAAGLRFFAGYPITPSSEIMETLIDELPAAGGRVVQAEDEIAALGMVIGASFAGSPAMTATSGPGLSLMTEMLGLASMAEIPAVVVDCQRVGPATGMPSRTEQSDLYHAVYGGHGDFPRAVLGVFDTVHARDVMFKAFHLAERYQLPVLVLSDAYVAQRRQIRDPVLDRAERPQRRVWKPGDMAARFDVSGAHGVGAFRIPGTEGGTYMAAGIEHTPDGNPTSDTHVHHAMNAKRFRKLDGIAAETGDWFLTLGRADAPLGIIAWGSMFGLLQQWVSQNPEYRVFLPEILHPFPLAGLAAWRRGLAKTWTLELSFQRQFHRYLASLTDLAGVVPIARSGGLPLSTAELSHMLTEASS; encoded by the coding sequence ATGAGCAAGATGGTCGCCACACCCGCATCCGAGCCCGCCGATCCGGTGCAAGCTCGGGCCACCGACTCTCTGGTTCTCGCCATCGTCGGCAGCGGCGGCGACGGCGTCGCCCTGCTCGGCGACATGATCCTGCGCATGGCGGCACACCGAGGACTCTACGGCGTACTGGTCCAGTCCTACGGCCCGCAGATCCGTGGCGGCGAATCGGCGGTGGTGGTCCGGATCGCCAGCGAGGAAATCCACTACGAGGGCGACGAGACCGACCTACTGTTGTGCTTCCGGCTCGCCGACCTGCGCCGCTTTCAGGGCTCGATCCGGCTCCACCCCGGCAGCATCGTGATGCTGGAGGCGTCCGACGCCTCGGACCCGCCCGAGTGGCTCGGGCGCTCGGAGCTCAAGCCCTATCGCTATCCGTTCGCAACCATCGTGGACGGCCAAGAGGTCCCGGGCGATCCCAAGAACATGCTGGGACTCGCGCTCCTGTGCCGCGCCCTCGGCTGGGGGCCCGAGCAGGCCCGGCACGCGCTCGAGAAACGGTTCGCCCACCGGCCGCAAGTGCTGGCGAGGAACCTCGCCACCTTGGATCGCGGGTGGGCGGCCGCCGGCGTGCCCACGCTTCCCACGCTCCACGGCCACGGCGTGCCGCTCACGGTCGAGACCGGCAACGAAGCGGTGGCGCGCGGGGCGATCGCGGCCGGACTCAGGTTCTTCGCGGGCTATCCGATCACGCCTTCCTCCGAGATCATGGAAACCCTGATCGACGAGCTGCCCGCGGCCGGCGGCCGGGTGGTGCAGGCCGAGGACGAGATCGCCGCCCTCGGCATGGTCATCGGCGCCAGCTTCGCCGGTTCGCCGGCGATGACCGCCACCAGCGGCCCGGGGCTCTCGCTCATGACCGAGATGCTGGGGCTTGCGAGCATGGCGGAGATCCCGGCGGTGGTCGTGGACTGTCAGCGGGTGGGGCCGGCGACCGGCATGCCCTCGCGCACCGAGCAGAGCGACCTATACCACGCGGTCTACGGCGGGCACGGCGACTTCCCACGCGCGGTGCTGGGGGTATTCGACACCGTGCACGCGCGCGACGTGATGTTCAAGGCGTTCCACCTCGCCGAGCGCTACCAGCTTCCGGTGCTGGTGCTGTCGGATGCCTACGTGGCCCAGCGGCGCCAGATCCGCGATCCCGTGTTGGATCGCGCCGAGCGGCCCCAGCGGCGGGTGTGGAAGCCGGGCGACATGGCGGCGCGGTTCGACGTGAGCGGGGCGCACGGGGTGGGCGCTTTCCGCATCCCAGGCACCGAGGGCGGCACGTACATGGCGGCCGGCATCGAACACACGCCCGACGGCAACCCGACGTCGGACACCCACGTCCATCACGCGATGAACGCCAAGCGCTTCCGCAAGCTCGACGGGATCGCGGCCGAAACCGGTGACTGGTTCCTCACTCTGGGCCGCGCCGACGCTCCGCTCGGAATCATCGCCTGGGGCAGCATGTTCGGGCTGCTCCAACAGTGGGTGAGCCAGAATCCGGAGTACCGCGTGTTCCTCCCGGAGATCCTGCACCCGTTCCCTCTCGCGGGGCTCGCGGCCTGGCGGCGGGGCCTCGCGAAGACCTGGACGCTGGAGCTGAGCTTCCAGCGCCAGTTCCACCGCTACCTGGCGAGCCTCACGGATCTCGCCGGAGTGGTCCCGATTGCACGCAGCGGCGGGCTGCCGCTCTCAACCGCGGAGCTCTCCCACATGCTCACGGAGGCGTCGTCATGA
- a CDS encoding Fe-S cluster domain-containing protein — protein sequence METPALGIALWGLAVFTLLGVVFGFALAAAAVRFHVPSNPLVDRVRDVLPAANCGACGFAGCQVYAEAVVQRPEVSPSLCAPGRRPVAERVASLTHKEVGTVADRVVVLRCHGLTAYARDEAEYAGIATCAAASLVFAGPKACKNGCLGLGDCVRVCPFDALHLGAAGIVEVDEVKCTGCGLCVPACPKDLLQLYPRAHRIELACVARDKQSVVRAACLVGCTLCRKCVAKCPAGAITWDGRTILIDHEKCLAYGPSCAEVCVDVCPSVILHRRGQVPRPESAAIAVPVEV from the coding sequence ATGGAAACTCCCGCACTCGGCATCGCGCTCTGGGGCCTGGCGGTCTTCACGTTGCTGGGAGTGGTGTTTGGCTTCGCCCTGGCGGCGGCGGCGGTGCGCTTCCACGTGCCGAGCAACCCGCTGGTGGACCGCGTGCGCGACGTGCTGCCGGCAGCCAACTGCGGCGCGTGTGGATTCGCGGGATGCCAGGTCTACGCGGAGGCGGTGGTGCAGCGGCCGGAGGTCTCGCCGAGCCTGTGCGCGCCGGGGCGGCGTCCGGTCGCGGAGCGGGTCGCCTCTCTCACCCACAAGGAGGTGGGCACCGTGGCCGATCGGGTGGTCGTGCTGCGCTGCCACGGACTCACCGCCTACGCGCGCGACGAGGCCGAGTATGCCGGGATCGCCACCTGTGCCGCGGCGTCGCTGGTGTTCGCCGGACCCAAGGCGTGCAAGAACGGCTGCCTCGGGCTCGGCGACTGCGTGCGGGTGTGCCCGTTCGACGCGCTCCACCTGGGCGCCGCCGGCATCGTCGAGGTGGATGAGGTGAAGTGCACCGGCTGCGGGCTGTGCGTCCCGGCCTGCCCCAAGGACTTGCTCCAGCTCTACCCGCGCGCACACCGCATCGAGCTGGCGTGCGTCGCGCGCGACAAGCAATCGGTGGTGCGCGCCGCTTGCCTCGTGGGCTGCACGCTATGCCGCAAGTGCGTCGCGAAGTGTCCCGCCGGCGCCATCACCTGGGATGGCCGCACCATCCTGATCGATCACGAGAAGTGCCTCGCCTACGGACCCTCGTGCGCTGAGGTGTGCGTCGATGTCTGTCCGAGCGTCATCCTGCATCGCAGGGGACAGGTCCCCCGGCCCGAGTCGGCCGCGATCGCGGTCCCCGTGGAGGTCTGA
- a CDS encoding Rnf-Nqr domain containing protein, protein MAREGRSLFAEVGHPMPWAAVALAAAVLLGILFGFPRQAHGGSVMPRIVSARVSSPDQVQLRLSGPLSRTDASNFRFTHARAPDIALPVRDVRLLPGNRVVLTIGRSLRSAESYRLEIREPPLARAVTPSTWTLLFSVLLSSALINNFVFTRYLGLCIFFGITRKRDAAVGMGITFTIVMVTTGMVSWLLYMFVLRPLQLSFLQILVFIGVVAFLVQMLDTVLKKTHAGLHKKFGIYLMLITTNCIILAVPLLNAAADAGPLESFALAMGSGLGFALALFLMSCAREKMELARVPASFEGLPIAFALAGLFALAFMGFSGLDFFR, encoded by the coding sequence ATGGCTAGGGAGGGACGCAGCTTGTTCGCCGAGGTGGGGCATCCCATGCCGTGGGCCGCCGTGGCGCTCGCGGCCGCGGTGTTGCTCGGCATCCTCTTCGGCTTCCCGCGGCAGGCGCACGGCGGCTCGGTCATGCCGCGCATCGTCAGCGCTCGCGTCTCCTCGCCCGACCAGGTGCAGCTGCGTCTCTCGGGTCCCCTCTCCCGCACCGACGCGAGTAACTTTCGCTTCACCCATGCCCGCGCTCCGGACATCGCGCTCCCGGTGCGTGACGTGCGGCTGTTGCCGGGGAACCGCGTGGTGCTGACCATCGGGCGTTCATTGCGTTCCGCCGAGAGCTACCGGCTCGAGATTCGGGAACCGCCGCTCGCCCGCGCGGTGACGCCGTCGACCTGGACGCTCCTGTTCAGCGTCCTGCTCTCCTCGGCGCTCATCAACAACTTCGTGTTCACCCGCTACCTCGGGCTCTGCATCTTCTTCGGCATCACCCGCAAGCGCGACGCCGCGGTCGGCATGGGCATCACGTTCACGATCGTCATGGTGACGACCGGCATGGTCTCGTGGCTGCTGTACATGTTCGTGCTGCGGCCGCTCCAGCTCTCGTTCCTCCAGATCCTGGTGTTCATCGGGGTGGTCGCGTTCCTGGTCCAGATGCTCGACACGGTGCTCAAGAAGACCCATGCCGGGCTGCACAAGAAGTTCGGCATCTACCTGATGCTCATCACGACCAACTGCATCATCCTCGCGGTCCCGTTGCTCAACGCCGCCGCCGACGCCGGGCCACTCGAGTCGTTCGCGCTGGCGATGGGGTCGGGCCTCGGCTTCGCGCTTGCGCTGTTCCTGATGTCCTGCGCCCGGGAGAAGATGGAGCTGGCGCGCGTCCCCGCCAGCTTCGAAGGCCTGCCGATCGCGTTCGCCCTGGCGGGTCTCTTCGCGCTCGCCTTCATGGGCTTCTCCGGGCTGGACTTCTTCCGGTAG
- a CDS encoding thiamine pyrophosphate-dependent enzyme has protein sequence MKAKDYRTTLEPVWCTGCGDFGMLKALTQALSDLEVPVEKLAVVSGIGCSSRLPGYIRSYAFNSVHGRALPIATGVKLARPEMTTVVVGGDGDGFSIGLGHIPHCVRRDVDLTYAVLDNGIYGLTKGQASPTTDPDLKRELGLAGATERPLNPVLMLLGSGCGFVARTHAGNLPHLRAMLRAAIEYPGFAFVHVLAACITYQPNSYAESLWKRCSMVPDDHDPTSFGKAIELARAERFMLGVLYRRPPEEKPATAGPEGEHSAGIWPPVAAASESVFPV, from the coding sequence ATGAAAGCCAAAGACTACCGCACCACCCTGGAGCCCGTGTGGTGCACGGGCTGCGGCGACTTCGGCATGCTCAAGGCCCTCACCCAGGCCCTGAGCGATCTCGAGGTGCCGGTCGAGAAGCTCGCGGTGGTCTCGGGCATCGGCTGCTCGAGCCGGCTGCCCGGCTACATTCGCTCCTACGCGTTCAACTCGGTCCATGGCCGGGCGCTCCCGATCGCCACCGGCGTCAAGCTCGCACGCCCCGAGATGACGACGGTGGTGGTAGGCGGCGACGGCGACGGCTTCAGCATCGGGCTCGGCCACATCCCGCATTGCGTCCGGCGCGATGTGGACCTCACCTACGCAGTGCTCGACAACGGCATCTACGGGCTCACCAAGGGTCAGGCGTCCCCGACCACCGATCCGGATCTCAAGCGCGAGCTGGGGCTCGCCGGCGCCACCGAGCGACCGCTCAATCCGGTGCTCATGCTGCTCGGCTCAGGCTGCGGATTCGTCGCCCGCACCCACGCCGGAAACCTCCCGCACCTGCGCGCGATGCTGCGCGCGGCGATCGAGTATCCGGGGTTTGCGTTCGTGCACGTGCTGGCGGCCTGCATCACCTACCAGCCCAACTCGTACGCCGAGTCGCTGTGGAAGCGCTGCTCGATGGTCCCCGACGACCATGATCCCACGAGCTTCGGGAAGGCGATCGAGCTGGCGCGTGCCGAACGCTTCATGCTCGGGGTACTCTACCGGCGCCCGCCCGAGGAGAAGCCCGCGACCGCGGGTCCCGAAGGCGAGCACAGCGCGGGGATCTGGCCACCCGTCGCGGCGGCCTCGGAGTCCGTGTTCCCGGTCTGA